In Simkaniaceae bacterium, the following proteins share a genomic window:
- a CDS encoding histidine phosphatase family protein, with protein sequence MILKKDFFFVRHGQTDYNRSSNKTDHGDISLNATGRMQALTIAPLLNQFPFQTICCSPLKRAKETKELLTPGREHQEIYALGECTAEIWSGMTSLGQDAFNKGSSTVRSFLEQAKNGLNQALQHPGPVLIIAHGGTHWAICYWMGIEDHNWVIDNCKPVHFSTTQNPDRWTAKLI encoded by the coding sequence ATGATTCTAAAAAAAGACTTCTTCTTTGTGCGTCATGGACAAACGGACTATAATCGATCTTCTAATAAGACAGATCACGGGGATATTTCCTTGAATGCTACAGGCAGGATGCAAGCACTCACGATAGCGCCCCTCCTAAACCAATTTCCCTTTCAAACGATTTGTTGTAGTCCCCTAAAAAGAGCAAAAGAAACTAAAGAGCTTTTAACTCCCGGCAGAGAACATCAAGAAATCTACGCTCTTGGAGAATGTACGGCTGAGATTTGGAGTGGTATGACCTCTTTAGGTCAAGACGCATTCAATAAAGGCTCTTCAACAGTAAGAAGTTTCCTTGAACAAGCCAAAAACGGGCTGAATCAAGCCTTACAACATCCCGGACCCGTCCTTATTATAGCCCACGGTGGAACGCATTGGGCAATATGTTACTGGATGGGTATCGAGGATCACAATTGGGTCATCGACAATTGCAAGCCGGTCCATTTCTCAACAACCCAAAATCCGGACCGATGGACAGCGAAATTGATTTGA